GTCATCCGTGGAATCATGGGGGCGATTTTGTCCTCCGTCACCGTTAAAAGCTCGGATGCAAGGGGAACCAGTTCGCCAAGTGGCAGATAGACATGACCGCCCGACTGCGCGGCGGTCTTCAGCGTATGAATCACCCCCGCCCGAATGCGGGGATATCCTTCCGGGTCGAATCCGACTTTCCGGGCGATAGCGTCTGCGATGCCAAAACCCACGCGTTCGAATTTTTCAATCAGTCGATAGGGGTTCTCACGTATGAAGTCCGGCGCCTGTTCACCCCAAGCTTTAATAATCGCGTTCAACGCTGATTTCGGAAGACGGGTGCCGCTCACCATCTCGTTTAAGGCGAGGCTCACCCGCTCTTGCTTCTCCATCTCCCGAAGTTGTTCGGAAACGGCCTTCGCCCGCTCAAGCGTGATGCCGGATTTCGTGGTGGCCACCCTGTCCGGGTCTGTCTTCAACACGTGAAGCGTTTGATCGCCGAACGCCTCCGTCAATTTCTCGGCGATCTTGGGGCCGATGCCTTCGGCATTTTCCACGAGATATTCCTGGATCGCTTTGGAGCTGGTCGGGTAGACGGTTTGATACTCCTCGAATTTGAATCCGCGGCCGAACTTGGGATGATCCTCCCAGTGACCCTTAAAAATGTAGCCCATCCCGATTTTCGGCGAGATGAGCTGCCCCTTAACGGTGGCTCCCTGATTGAGCCGTCCGATCAAGAACCCGTCTCCGTGGTAGCGGATATCGGTGAGAATGCCTTCAAGGGTTTCGTCGTACATCGTCAATTTTGATGAGGTCCAGGTCGACCATCGTTCGGCACTGGCAACAGAGAGCCTCGTACCGGTGCCACGCCATTTCGTGCCGGTAAACGTCTCGCGCAGCTTCCAGCCGCAGGTAAAATTCGTCCCTGCGGGCGTTCTGCCTCAACTGCGTTAAGAGATTTTCAAGCGCGTCCACGATGTTCCGGTAGCGGTTCGCCGTGTCACCCCATTTTTCAGAATGAGTCATCATCATGCTCCTCTCCTTTTTGTTGAAATCAATCACGCCTCGCCTAACCGCAGCCCACCAATCATTGGCATGACTTACCGCACAACTCCACGCCCGGACATCCAAATGGGCAATGAATCCTCACCTCGCCTGACCACACCCACGGGCAACCCCACCCAGTTCAGCCTCGACTCAACGCACCAGAGCTCGCCATGCCAGAATCAGTTTTCCCACCTCTCGAATCTTTTCAGAAGGAACAGACCGTATTCGGGACGGTAATCGCCCAACCCAACGGTCATTCCCGCGCGGGTGATCACTTCATAAAGAAGGTCCGGCGTGATGTAT
Above is a window of Elusimicrobiota bacterium DNA encoding:
- the recD2_5 gene encoding ATP-dependent RecD-like DNA helicase, with product MYDETLEGILTDIRYHGDGFLIGRLNQGATVKGQLISPKIGMGYIFKGHWEDHPKFGRGFKFEEYQTVYPTSSKAIQEYLVENAEGIGPKIAEKLTEAFGDQTLHVLKTDPDRVATTKSGITLERAKAVSEQLREMEKQERVSLALNEMVSGTRLPKSALNAIIKAWGEQAPDFIRENPYRLIEKFERVGFGIADAIARKVGFDPEGYPRIRAGVIHTLKTAAQSGGHVYLPLGELVPLASELLTVTEDKIAPMIPRMTHDLRCLHIDGAKVYLIGLYDDEVTVASKVKVMLSKK